The following are encoded together in the Ranitomeya imitator isolate aRanImi1 chromosome 4, aRanImi1.pri, whole genome shotgun sequence genome:
- the LOC138674045 gene encoding uncharacterized protein, whose amino-acid sequence MAMTSTTFSYNNDESSSILAQSTLSSDFLKIPPRETRGRDLERALRHQVNIELHCATLSEYYRVKRIPRGLRVPLRPTLFSDCPDFCLRFEQILNKCSFDLITLTLEHLHKAIDSNAAKIKSIETQLATTGTAEELSSLRAQIQERVDLHKRDTENRKRSKFSRDTIDYETNQVYRWQDRSSSSRRQPPRNHRSSTDYSTSGSEPERSINPSTSAPFLGQQRRFPRRRPDGANQRRDTTDQRITRSKSRLY is encoded by the exons ATGGCTATGACCTCCACCACATTCTCCTATAACAATGATGAGAGTTCCTCTATACTGGCACAATCTACTCTATCCAGTGACTTTCTAAAGATCCCTCCAAGGGAAACCCGTGGACGTGACCTTGAACGAGCACTTAGGCACCAAGTAAACATAGAACTGCACTGTGCAACACTATCTGAATATTATCGTGTTAAAAGGATCCCGCGGGGACTTCGTGTACCGCTGCGTCCTACTTTATTTAGTGACTGTCCTGATTTCTGCCTGAGATTTGAACAAATCCTTAACAAATGTTCGTTTGATTTGATAACACTCACCCTAGAGCATCTGCATAAAGCCATCGATTCCAACGCAGCCAAAATCAAGAGCATCGAGACCCAACTTGCCACCACTGGCACAGCTGAGGAATTGAGCTCTTTAAGGGCTCAGATCCAGGAGCGGGTTGATTTACACAAAAGGGATACAGAGAACCGGAAACGGAGCAAATTTTCTCGTGATACCATAGACTACGAGACCAACCAAGTTTATCGGTGGCAAGACCGCTCTTCATCTTCTCGACGTCAGCCTCCACGGAACCATAGATCCTCCACTGATTATTCGACTTCCGGCTCAGAACCAGAAAGGAGCATCAACCCCTCCACTTCAGCTCCTTTTTTAGGACAACAACGCCGTTTCCCAAGAAGAAGACCCGACGGAGCCAATCAAAGAAGGGACACCACGGATCAGCGGATCACCAGATCGAAG AGTCGTCTGTATTGA